In one window of Skermanella rosea DNA:
- a CDS encoding methyl-accepting chemotaxis protein, which yields MLSFYNRSLMIRVIVPIVILLTAIALGTTVGVAYMNMTKAQNALSERAQMVTKVLVGGAGEAVWNMDVGAGEATLAALESDPDYLGSAISDKDGRVFASHGAAATDDDGAIVRRADIVRGSGSREETIGSVEVRLSPQRIYDDIRDQTIHIAGVCAAALLLVCGVLVLIVRGLTLPIVDMTSVMTTLASGRTEVEVPATSRKDELGRMAAAVVTFRENAIEKARLEAEQIRLRAEAEVQRRQALASVAESFDTDVGQLLASVNRTAGEMSHAVGDVAASAGDNASLTREAASATTEVTSNVETVAAAVEQLAASISEISSQAHASHNVSGSANERVTGTVERMKKLVDDANRIGDVLTLISSIAGQTNLLALNATIEAARAGEAGKGFAVVATEVKNLAGQTAKATDEISRLVGAIQASTGDAAREIDGIAGVIVSISEISASIAGAVEQQNAATEEISRAVQQAAGGTQRLRSNMEGVAQSAQRNGQAVHRLHEGIRSLEDSFNAVQVQIDHFVGRLTAG from the coding sequence ATGCTGAGCTTCTACAACCGCAGCCTGATGATCAGGGTTATCGTACCGATCGTCATCCTGCTGACGGCCATCGCGCTCGGCACCACCGTAGGCGTCGCCTACATGAACATGACCAAGGCGCAGAACGCCCTGTCCGAGCGCGCCCAGATGGTCACCAAGGTGCTGGTCGGCGGCGCCGGCGAAGCGGTGTGGAACATGGACGTCGGCGCGGGCGAGGCGACCCTGGCCGCGCTCGAATCCGACCCCGACTACCTGGGCAGCGCCATCTCCGACAAGGACGGCCGGGTCTTCGCCAGCCACGGCGCCGCCGCGACCGACGATGACGGCGCGATCGTCCGGCGGGCCGACATCGTGCGCGGCAGCGGCTCGCGCGAGGAGACGATCGGCTCGGTCGAGGTCCGGCTGTCCCCCCAGCGCATCTACGACGACATCCGCGACCAGACGATCCACATCGCGGGCGTCTGCGCCGCAGCCCTCCTGCTGGTCTGCGGCGTGCTGGTGCTGATCGTCCGCGGGCTGACCCTGCCGATCGTCGACATGACCTCGGTCATGACGACGCTGGCTTCGGGCCGCACCGAGGTCGAGGTGCCGGCGACCAGCCGCAAGGACGAGCTGGGCCGCATGGCCGCCGCCGTGGTGACCTTCCGCGAGAACGCGATCGAGAAGGCCCGGCTGGAAGCCGAGCAGATCCGCCTGCGGGCGGAGGCGGAGGTCCAGCGCCGCCAGGCGCTCGCCTCGGTCGCCGAGAGCTTCGACACCGACGTCGGCCAGCTGCTGGCGAGCGTCAACCGGACCGCCGGGGAGATGAGCCACGCCGTCGGCGACGTGGCGGCCAGCGCCGGGGACAACGCCAGCCTCACCCGGGAAGCCGCCTCGGCCACGACCGAAGTCACCTCCAACGTCGAGACGGTCGCGGCCGCCGTCGAGCAGCTCGCCGCCTCGATCTCCGAGATCTCCAGCCAGGCCCACGCCTCCCACAACGTCTCGGGCAGCGCCAACGAGCGCGTCACCGGCACCGTGGAGCGCATGAAGAAGCTGGTGGACGACGCCAACCGCATCGGCGACGTGCTGACCCTGATCTCCAGCATCGCCGGCCAGACCAACCTGCTGGCGCTGAACGCGACGATCGAGGCGGCGCGCGCCGGCGAGGCGGGCAAGGGCTTCGCCGTCGTCGCGACCGAGGTGAAGAACCTGGCCGGCCAGACCGCCAAGGCGACGGACGAGATTTCCCGGCTGGTCGGCGCGATCCAGGCTTCGACCGGCGACGCCGCGCGGGAGATCGACGGCATCGCCGGGGTGATCGTCAGCATCAGCGAGATCAGCGCCTCGATCGCCGGCGCGGTCGAGCAGCAGAACGCCGCGACGGAGGAGATCAGCCGCGCCGTCCAGCAGGCGGCGGGCGGTACCCAGCGGCTCCGGTCCAACATGGAGGGGGTCGCGCAGTCGGCCCAGCGCAACGGCCAGGCGGTCCACCGGCTGCACGAGGGGATCCGTAGCCTGGAGGACAGCTTCAACGCGGTCCAGGTCCAGATCGACCATTTCGTCGGCCGGCTGACCGCGGGATGA
- a CDS encoding MarR family winged helix-turn-helix transcriptional regulator, with protein MPDTARPQVLKRPRARDTRQPKLALGLLPDLVGYNLRKAQIAVFQNFQSAVAPHDITPGQFGVLILICENQGLSQSELGTAVGIDRSTMVAVIDRLESRGWVVRAPSPNDRRSYALELSAEGAALVEELIPRVRAHERAMVKDLSKAEQSVLIDLLTRIARTG; from the coding sequence TTGCCTGACACCGCGAGACCACAAGTCCTGAAGCGTCCGCGCGCCCGGGATACCCGCCAGCCGAAGCTTGCCCTCGGCCTGCTGCCCGATCTGGTCGGCTACAACCTGCGCAAGGCCCAGATCGCCGTGTTCCAGAACTTCCAGAGCGCGGTGGCCCCCCACGACATCACGCCCGGACAGTTCGGCGTCCTGATCCTGATCTGCGAGAACCAGGGCCTCAGCCAGTCGGAGCTGGGCACGGCGGTCGGCATCGACCGCTCGACCATGGTCGCCGTGATCGACCGCCTGGAAAGCCGCGGCTGGGTCGTGCGCGCGCCCTCGCCCAACGACCGCCGGTCCTACGCGCTGGAACTCAGCGCCGAGGGCGCCGCCCTGGTGGAGGAGTTGATCCCCCGGGTCCGCGCCCATGAGCGCGCCATGGTCAAGGACTTGAGCAAGGCGGAGCAGTCCGTCCTGATCGACCTGCTGACCCGGATCGCCCGGACCGGCTGA
- a CDS encoding gamma-glutamyl-gamma-aminobutyrate hydrolase family protein, with the protein MSAASKPLPLVGIPACIRPLGHHPFHIAGDKYIRAVSDGAGALPMVIPALGGSLDLEDLVARLDGLLVTGSPSNVEPARYGGPASIAGTLHDPDRDATTLPLIRAAIAAAVPVLAICRGIQELNVALGGTLHQRVQELPGRLDHRADDTRPVEEQYAKVHPVRLTPGGVLAGIVADGAGDGAGTGEIRVNSIHAQAIDRLADGLSVEAVAPDGIIEAVSVTGAAAFALAVQWHPEWRFWECPDSTALFRAFGAACADRARRADRPRA; encoded by the coding sequence ATGTCCGCGGCTTCCAAGCCCCTCCCGCTCGTCGGCATTCCCGCCTGCATCCGTCCCCTGGGGCACCATCCGTTCCATATCGCCGGGGACAAGTATATCCGTGCGGTCTCCGACGGCGCCGGGGCGCTGCCGATGGTGATTCCGGCGTTGGGCGGCTCGCTCGACCTGGAGGATCTGGTGGCCCGGCTCGACGGGCTGCTGGTCACGGGAAGCCCGTCGAACGTGGAACCCGCGCGGTACGGCGGGCCGGCCAGCATCGCCGGCACCCTGCACGATCCGGACCGGGACGCCACCACCCTGCCGCTGATCCGTGCGGCCATCGCGGCGGCGGTGCCGGTGCTGGCGATCTGCCGCGGCATCCAGGAGCTGAACGTCGCGCTGGGCGGCACCCTGCACCAGCGGGTCCAGGAACTGCCGGGCCGCCTCGACCACCGCGCCGACGATACAAGGCCGGTGGAGGAGCAATACGCGAAGGTCCATCCGGTGCGCCTGACGCCGGGCGGGGTGTTGGCGGGCATCGTGGCTGACGGGGCGGGCGACGGGGCGGGGACCGGGGAAATCCGCGTCAACTCGATCCATGCCCAGGCGATCGACCGCCTCGCCGACGGGCTGAGCGTCGAGGCCGTGGCGCCCGACGGGATCATCGAGGCGGTCAGCGTGACCGGGGCCGCCGCCTTCGCGCTGGCGGTCCAGTGGCACCCGGAATGGCGCTTCTGGGAATGCCCGGACAGCACCGCCCTGTTCCGGGCCTTCGGCGCGGCCTGCGCGGATCGCGCCCGGAGGGCGGATCGTCCGCGGGCCTGA
- a CDS encoding flagellar basal body rod protein FlgC, giving the protein MGIALSGAAVETRRIDASASNIANARTTGRLPEAGPAGAADGARSPYVPVEATQGDVRGPEGQGAGVRGGVKPLSTPLVAEYDPSSPDADAKGMVGVPNVDVGAEFGQQILGSRAYSANLSVVRATDDMTRDLLRMQA; this is encoded by the coding sequence ATGGGAATCGCGCTTTCGGGCGCGGCGGTCGAAACCCGGCGGATCGACGCGAGCGCGTCGAACATCGCCAACGCGCGCACCACCGGCAGGCTTCCGGAAGCCGGGCCGGCCGGAGCGGCGGACGGGGCGCGGTCGCCCTATGTCCCGGTCGAGGCCACCCAGGGCGACGTCCGCGGCCCGGAGGGGCAGGGGGCCGGCGTCCGGGGCGGCGTGAAGCCGCTGTCCACGCCGCTCGTCGCCGAATACGATCCGTCGTCGCCGGACGCCGACGCCAAGGGCATGGTCGGCGTTCCCAACGTCGATGTCGGCGCGGAGTTCGGCCAGCAGATCCTGGGCTCGCGCGCCTACTCCGCCAACCTGTCCGTGGTCCGCGCGACCGACGACATGACGCGCGACCTGCTGAGGATGCAGGCCTAG
- a CDS encoding stimulus-sensing domain-containing protein translates to MPDDGVASRVRSAVPTGSRSPSQSRADPAEARRRDGADRAQPRRYRRTLSPLTLRILAVNVLALAILVGGLLYLGRYQDRLIESELEALRTEARIFAGAIGEAAVTRGGDETNELSHDLARQMVRRLVETTDTRTRLFDPSGTLVADSRVLIGPGGVVQIEELPPPVQGGPITRFAIDLYDNIVNALPSRDKFPVFREGPVQVADKYADVVRALSGDVSASVWTTHDHGMMLTVAVPVQRFKQVLGAVMLSRGGAQIDAAIRSVRLDILKVFAVALAVTVLLSFYLAGTIARPIRKLAVAADHVRRGHGRHHEIPDFSRRGDEIGDLSGALRDMTAALWQRMDAIESFAADVAHEIKNPLTSLRSAVETVARVRDPDQQRRLMSIIEDDIQRMDRLISDISNASRLDAELSRAEAEPVDIGRMLRMLADIHQTTAAERQAPRVVLELPPAGDLTVPGLEGRLVQVFQNVIANAVSFSPPGGTVTVRAAVVRGTPEGERVEVTVEDDGPGIPEGKLDAIFDRFYTERPAGEKFGTHSGLGLSISKQIVDAHGGEIFARNRRDGLDAVRGAVFTVRLPRA, encoded by the coding sequence ATGCCTGACGACGGCGTGGCCTCCCGGGTGCGGTCGGCGGTCCCGACCGGGTCGCGATCCCCTTCCCAGTCCCGGGCCGACCCGGCGGAGGCCCGCCGGCGCGACGGGGCCGACCGGGCCCAGCCGCGCCGGTACCGGCGGACCCTTTCGCCGCTGACGTTGCGCATCCTGGCGGTCAACGTGCTGGCGCTCGCCATCCTGGTGGGCGGGCTGCTCTATCTCGGGCGCTACCAGGACCGGCTGATCGAGAGCGAGCTGGAGGCGCTGCGCACCGAGGCCCGGATCTTCGCCGGCGCCATCGGCGAAGCCGCGGTCACCCGCGGCGGCGACGAGACCAACGAACTGTCCCACGACCTGGCGCGCCAGATGGTCCGCCGGCTGGTCGAGACGACCGACACCCGCACCCGGCTGTTCGATCCGTCGGGCACGCTGGTCGCCGACAGCCGCGTGCTGATCGGTCCCGGCGGAGTCGTGCAGATCGAGGAATTGCCGCCGCCGGTCCAGGGCGGCCCGATCACGCGCTTCGCGATCGACCTGTACGACAACATCGTCAACGCGCTGCCGTCCCGCGACAAGTTCCCGGTGTTCCGCGAGGGGCCGGTCCAGGTCGCGGACAAGTACGCCGACGTCGTCCGGGCCTTGTCCGGCGACGTGAGCGCCAGCGTCTGGACCACCCACGACCACGGCATGATGCTGACCGTCGCGGTGCCCGTGCAGCGCTTCAAGCAGGTGCTGGGCGCGGTCATGCTGTCGCGCGGCGGCGCCCAGATCGACGCGGCGATCCGCTCGGTCCGCCTGGACATCCTCAAGGTGTTCGCGGTGGCGCTGGCGGTCACGGTGCTGCTGTCCTTCTATCTCGCCGGGACCATCGCCCGGCCGATCCGCAAGCTGGCGGTGGCGGCCGACCATGTCCGGCGCGGCCACGGAAGGCATCACGAGATCCCGGACTTCAGCCGCCGCGGCGACGAGATCGGCGACCTGTCGGGCGCGCTCCGCGACATGACGGCGGCCCTGTGGCAGCGGATGGACGCGATCGAGAGCTTCGCCGCCGACGTCGCCCACGAGATCAAGAACCCGCTGACCAGCCTGCGCAGCGCGGTCGAGACGGTGGCGCGGGTGCGCGATCCGGACCAGCAGCGCCGGCTGATGTCGATCATCGAGGACGACATCCAGCGCATGGACCGGCTGATCAGCGACATCTCCAACGCGTCCCGGCTGGACGCCGAGCTGAGCCGGGCCGAGGCGGAGCCGGTGGATATCGGCCGCATGCTGCGCATGCTCGCGGACATCCACCAGACCACGGCGGCGGAGCGCCAGGCTCCCCGCGTCGTGCTGGAGCTGCCCCCGGCGGGCGACCTGACGGTGCCCGGACTGGAGGGGCGGCTGGTGCAGGTTTTCCAGAACGTGATCGCCAACGCCGTCTCCTTCTCGCCGCCGGGCGGCACCGTGACGGTCCGGGCGGCCGTGGTCCGGGGCACCCCGGAGGGCGAGCGGGTCGAGGTGACGGTGGAGGACGACGGCCCCGGCATCCCGGAGGGCAAGCTGGACGCGATCTTCGACCGGTTCTACACGGAACGGCCGGCGGGCGAGAAGTTCGGCACCCATTCCGGCCTGGGGCTCAGCATCTCCAAGCAGATCGTCGACGCCCACGGCGGCGAGATCTTCGCGCGCAACCGCCGCGACGGGCTGGACGCGGTCCGCGGCGCGGTCTTCACGGTGCGCCTGCCGCGCGCCTGA
- a CDS encoding response regulator transcription factor, whose protein sequence is MPQTIALVDDDRNILTSVSIALEAEGFEVRTYADGDEALRGLTAKPVDLAVLDIKMPRMDGMELLSRLRQVSGLPVIFLTSKDDEVDEVLGLRMGADDYIKKPFSQRLLIERIRALLRREQMRRDKSAGGEPSAVIVRGDLVLDPARHACTWKGQPIELTVTEFLLVKALAARPGHVKSRDQLMDAAYGEHIYVDDRTIDSHIKRLRKKFKAIDGDFGQIETLYGVGYRYRDA, encoded by the coding sequence TTGCCGCAAACTATCGCGCTGGTTGACGACGACCGCAACATCCTGACGTCGGTGTCGATCGCGCTGGAAGCCGAGGGCTTCGAGGTCCGGACATATGCGGACGGCGACGAGGCCCTGCGGGGCCTGACCGCGAAGCCGGTCGACCTTGCCGTGCTCGACATCAAGATGCCCCGCATGGACGGCATGGAGCTGCTGTCGCGCCTGCGCCAGGTCAGCGGCCTGCCGGTCATCTTCCTGACCTCGAAGGACGACGAGGTCGACGAGGTGCTGGGCCTGCGCATGGGCGCCGACGACTACATCAAGAAGCCGTTCAGCCAGCGCCTGCTGATCGAGCGCATCCGGGCGCTGCTGCGCCGGGAGCAGATGCGCCGGGACAAGTCGGCCGGGGGCGAGCCCAGCGCGGTGATCGTGCGCGGCGACCTGGTGCTCGACCCGGCGCGCCATGCCTGCACCTGGAAGGGCCAGCCGATCGAGCTGACGGTCACGGAATTCCTGCTGGTCAAGGCCCTGGCCGCCCGCCCCGGGCACGTCAAGAGCCGCGACCAGCTGATGGATGCCGCCTATGGCGAGCACATCTATGTGGACGACCGCACGATCGACAGCCACATCAAGCGGCTTCGCAAGAAGTTCAAGGCGATAGACGGCGACTTCGGCCAGATCGAGACCCTGTACGGCGTCGGCTACCGATACCGCGATGCCTGA
- a CDS encoding HugZ family pyridoxamine 5'-phosphate oxidase: MNTSTGPGQAPDPAPSPRPGPDPAVAARRVMRAADRATLSTAQRDGAGWPYPSLVLTALDHDASPLLLLSDLADHTANIKVDPRVGLLFDGTAGLDEPLAGSRVSVLGRAERSTDPRHRVRFLARHESASLYAGFGDFAIYRITVERAHLVAGFGRIRWIAGDDLLFRLPDIETLALREADIVQHMNEDHADAVELYATVLLGREGGGWKLTGIDPDGCDLRLGGRTARMDFGRPVFNAESARKELVDLVRQARRTRGETQA, encoded by the coding sequence ATGAATACCAGCACCGGACCGGGCCAGGCCCCGGACCCCGCCCCGAGTCCCCGACCCGGCCCGGATCCCGCCGTCGCGGCCCGCCGCGTGATGCGCGCGGCCGACCGGGCCACCCTGTCCACCGCCCAGCGCGACGGGGCCGGCTGGCCCTATCCGTCGCTGGTGCTCACGGCGCTCGACCACGACGCCTCTCCCCTGCTTCTCCTCTCAGATCTGGCGGACCACACCGCCAACATCAAGGTGGACCCGCGCGTCGGGCTGCTGTTCGACGGGACGGCCGGCCTGGACGAGCCCCTGGCCGGCTCCCGGGTGTCGGTGCTGGGCCGGGCGGAGCGGAGCACGGACCCGCGTCATCGTGTCCGTTTCCTGGCGCGACACGAAAGCGCATCCTTGTACGCCGGATTCGGTGATTTCGCGATCTACCGGATCACGGTCGAACGCGCCCACCTGGTGGCGGGTTTCGGCCGGATCCGGTGGATCGCGGGCGACGACCTGCTTTTTCGTCTCCCAGATATCGAGACACTGGCGTTGCGGGAGGCGGATATCGTACAGCATATGAACGAGGACCACGCCGACGCGGTCGAGCTGTACGCGACCGTGCTGCTGGGCCGGGAAGGCGGCGGCTGGAAGCTGACCGGCATCGATCCCGACGGATGCGACCTGCGCCTGGGGGGCCGGACGGCCCGGATGGATTTCGGCCGCCCCGTGTTCAATGCGGAGAGTGCCCGGAAGGAACTCGTGGATCTGGTCCGGCAGGCACGCCGGACTCGAGGGGAAACTCAGGCCTGA
- a CDS encoding phosphoenolpyruvate carboxykinase produces MTVKQFGPTISSNGLDYLGLSGLKAAHWNYSAAGLYEQALVRGEATLAKGGPLVAITGQHTGRSPNDKFIVQEDSTSGDIWWGNVNKPITEEQFDRLHGRVAAYLQGREVFVQDLYAGADPEYRLPVRIVTQHAWHNLFAQNMFIRPSAEDRMHFAPEFTVLQVPDFKAVPERDGTRSDVFILCNFAKRLILVGGTSYAGEIKKGIFSVMNYLLPAKGVLPMHCSANIGPQGDTAVFFGLSGTGKTTLSADGSRTLIGDDEHGWSETSVFNFEGGCYAKVIRLSAEAEPEIYATTSRFGTILENVVMNPDTRVLDLDDGRYTENTRASYPLDFIPNVSETGIGGIPQNIVMLTADAFGVLPPISKLTPDQAMYHFLSGYTARVAGTEKGVTEPQATFSTCFGAPFMPRHPAVYAKLLGDKIAKHGSNVWLVNTGWSGGAYGTGKRMSIGHTRSLIRAALEGNLADAPHRPDPNFGLFIPEACPDVPADVLQPKNTWHDKRAYDETAREVAKRFEANFKQFADEVEPGVRDAGIKAAA; encoded by the coding sequence ATGACCGTGAAGCAATTCGGACCGACCATCAGCAGCAACGGCCTTGACTATCTGGGCCTGTCCGGCCTCAAGGCGGCGCACTGGAACTACAGCGCGGCCGGGCTCTATGAACAGGCGCTGGTGAGGGGCGAGGCGACGCTCGCCAAGGGTGGACCGCTGGTGGCGATCACCGGTCAGCACACGGGCCGTTCGCCCAACGACAAGTTCATCGTGCAGGAAGATTCGACCAGCGGCGACATCTGGTGGGGCAACGTCAACAAGCCGATCACCGAGGAGCAGTTCGACCGGCTCCACGGCCGGGTCGCAGCCTATCTGCAGGGCCGCGAGGTGTTCGTCCAGGACCTCTACGCCGGCGCCGACCCGGAATACCGCCTGCCGGTCCGCATCGTCACCCAGCACGCCTGGCACAACCTGTTCGCCCAGAACATGTTCATCCGCCCCTCGGCGGAGGACCGGATGCATTTCGCGCCGGAGTTCACCGTGCTCCAGGTGCCCGACTTCAAGGCCGTGCCGGAGCGTGACGGCACCCGGTCCGACGTCTTCATCCTGTGCAACTTCGCGAAGCGCCTGATCCTGGTCGGCGGCACCTCCTATGCCGGCGAGATCAAGAAGGGCATCTTCAGCGTCATGAACTACCTGCTGCCGGCCAAGGGCGTGCTGCCCATGCACTGCTCGGCCAATATCGGGCCCCAGGGCGACACGGCGGTGTTCTTCGGCCTGTCCGGCACCGGCAAGACGACGCTGTCGGCCGACGGCAGCCGCACCCTGATCGGCGACGACGAGCACGGCTGGTCCGAGACCTCGGTCTTCAACTTCGAGGGCGGCTGCTACGCCAAGGTGATCCGCCTGAGCGCCGAGGCCGAGCCGGAGATCTACGCCACCACCAGCCGGTTCGGCACGATCCTGGAGAACGTGGTGATGAACCCGGACACCCGGGTGCTCGACCTGGACGACGGCCGCTACACCGAGAACACCCGCGCCTCCTATCCGCTCGACTTCATCCCGAACGTCAGCGAGACGGGCATCGGCGGCATCCCGCAGAACATCGTGATGCTGACCGCCGACGCCTTCGGCGTGCTGCCCCCGATCAGCAAGCTGACGCCGGACCAGGCCATGTACCATTTCCTGTCCGGCTACACCGCGCGCGTCGCCGGGACCGAAAAGGGCGTGACCGAGCCGCAGGCCACCTTCTCGACCTGCTTCGGCGCCCCCTTCATGCCGCGCCACCCGGCGGTCTACGCCAAGCTGCTGGGCGACAAGATCGCCAAGCACGGCTCCAACGTCTGGCTGGTCAACACCGGCTGGTCGGGTGGCGCGTACGGTACGGGCAAGCGCATGTCGATCGGCCACACCCGCTCGCTGATCCGCGCGGCGCTGGAGGGCAACCTGGCCGACGCGCCGCACCGCCCCGACCCCAACTTCGGCCTGTTCATCCCCGAAGCCTGCCCGGACGTGCCGGCCGACGTGCTCCAGCCCAAGAACACCTGGCACGACAAGCGCGCGTACGACGAGACCGCCCGCGAGGTCGCCAAGCGCTTCGAGGCGAACTTCAAGCAGTTCGCCGACGAGGTCGAGCCGGGCGTCCGCGACGCCGGGATCAAGGCGGCGGCGTAA
- a CDS encoding ribbon-helix-helix protein, CopG family — protein MSTLTIRLTDNTAERLEALARSRGLSVNSLIEERSVQALAAWDAECRFRSMAAEGDTAQALSILERLDHQSAE, from the coding sequence ATGAGTACGCTGACGATCCGTTTGACCGACAATACCGCCGAACGGCTGGAGGCGCTTGCCCGCAGCCGTGGACTCAGCGTGAACAGCCTGATCGAGGAGAGGAGCGTCCAGGCGCTGGCGGCATGGGACGCCGAATGCCGTTTCAGATCGATGGCGGCCGAAGGAGATACAGCGCAGGCCCTATCGATCCTGGAGCGGCTTGATCATCAGTCCGCCGAATAG
- the infC gene encoding translation initiation factor IF-3 produces the protein MNPRPGQTETPGAGSNEGDYSIARPNADSTPSRDGPRVNREINVRSVRLVDAAGEMVGVVSLREALIAAEEAGLDLVEVSPNADPPVCKILDYGKFKYEAQKRANEARKKQKIIEVKEIKMRPNIDDNDYDVKMRSARRFLEEGDKVKVTMRFRGREMAHQDLGMNVLVKVRDDLQEMAKVEQMPKLEGRQMIMVLAPR, from the coding sequence ATGAACCCCCGCCCGGGACAGACCGAAACGCCGGGCGCCGGTTCCAACGAGGGAGACTATTCCATAGCCAGACCAAATGCCGACTCCACACCGTCCCGTGATGGGCCGCGGGTCAATCGGGAAATCAATGTCCGCTCCGTCCGCCTGGTGGATGCCGCCGGCGAAATGGTCGGAGTCGTTTCGCTCCGCGAGGCGTTGATCGCCGCGGAAGAAGCAGGGCTCGACCTCGTCGAGGTCTCCCCGAATGCGGATCCGCCGGTGTGCAAGATCCTCGACTATGGCAAGTTCAAGTACGAGGCGCAGAAACGGGCCAACGAGGCGCGCAAGAAGCAGAAGATCATCGAGGTTAAGGAAATCAAAATGCGTCCTAACATCGATGACAACGACTATGACGTCAAGATGCGCAGCGCCCGTCGGTTCCTTGAGGAAGGCGACAAGGTGAAGGTCACCATGCGCTTCCGCGGCCGCGAGATGGCTCACCAGGACCTAGGCATGAACGTGCTGGTCAAGGTGCGCGACGATCTCCAGGAAATGGCCAAGGTCGAGCAGATGCCCAAGCTGGAAGGTCGCCAGATGATCATGGTCCTGGCTCCCCGATGA